From the Buteo buteo chromosome 1, bButBut1.hap1.1, whole genome shotgun sequence genome, one window contains:
- the DCTN6 gene encoding dynactin subunit 6, with the protein MAEKVQKSVKIAPGAVVCVESEIRGDVTIGPRTVIHPKARIIAEAGPIVIGEGNLIEEQALIINGYPENITPETEEVEPKPMVIGTNNVFEVGCYSQAMKVGDNNVIESKAFVGRNVILTSGCIIGACCNVNTYEVIPENTVIYGADCLRRVQTERPQPQTLQLDFLMKILPNYHHLKKTMKATSTPVKS; encoded by the exons ATGGCGGAGAAGGTGCAGAAGAG CGTGAAGATCGCCCCGGGGGCCGTGGTGTGCGTGGAGAGCGAGATCCGCGGGGACGTGACCATCG GGCCCAGGACGGTGATCCACCCCAAGGCCAGGATCATCGCCGAAGCGGGACCCATCGTCATCGGGGAAGGCAACCTGATTGAAGAACAGGCACTCATCATCAATGG GTATCCAGAAAATATTACACCAGAAACTGAAGAGGTGGAGCCCAAACCAATGGTCATTGGCACCAACAATGTGTTTGAAGTTGGGTGTT ATTCCCAAGCAATGAAGGTGGGAGATAACAACGTCATCGAATCCAAAG CGTTTGTCGGCAGGAACGTGATCCTGACGAGCGGCTGCATCATCGGGGCCTGCTGTAACGTCAACACCTACGAGGTGATCCCCGAAAACACCGTCATCTACGGGGCCGACTGCCTCCGCCGCGTCCAGACCGAGCGGCCGCAG CCCCAGACGCTGCAGTTGGATTTCCTGATGAAGATCTTGCCAAACTACCATCACCTAAAGAAGACCATGAAGGCCACCTCCACTCCTGTCAAGAgctga
- the BTC gene encoding probetacellulin isoform X1, whose translation MCHPPWEPPSTLPHQAGPVPPLPWVPPQQGLAFFSCVGADANVTAGHGTEGLTCGAAENCTGNVTQLRRQGHFSRCPEEYKHYCVKGRCRFLVAEKAPACVCERGYTGARCERVDIFYLRGDRGQIVIISLIAAIVSLIILIVCACLCSHHCRKQRRKRKAEEMETLNKNSPSKSEDVLETGIA comes from the exons ATGTGCCACCCCCCGTGGGAgccacccagcaccctgccccatCAGGCAGGAcctgtcccccccctcccctgggTGCCACCGCAGCAGG GTTTGGCGTTTTTCAGTTGCGTGGGCGCCGACGCCAACGTCACCGCCGGCCACGGCACGGAGGGGCTCACCTGCGGCGCGGCCGAGAACTGCACGG GGAACGTGACGCAGCTGAGGCGACAGGGTCACTTCTCCAGGTGCCCGGAGGAGTACAAGCACTACTGCGTCAAAGGGAGATGCCGCTTCCTCGTGGCCGAGAAGGCTCCGGCTTGCGT GTGCGAACGAGGCTACACGGGGGCTCGCTGCGAGAGGGTGGACATCTTCTACCTGCGAGGCGACCGGGGCCAGATCGTGATCATCTCCTTGATCGCCGCCATCGTCAGCCTCATCATCCTCATCGTTTGCGCCTGCCTCTGCAGTCA ccacTGTCGGAAGCAGCGTaggaagagaaaggcagaagagatgGAGACGTTAAACAAGAATTCGCCTTCCAAAAGCGAGGACGTGCTGGAGACGGGCATCGCGTGA